The following proteins come from a genomic window of Actinomycetota bacterium:
- a CDS encoding electron transfer flavoprotein subunit beta/FixA family protein codes for MSVHSVVCVKQVPDTTQVRIDPETGSLIRQGIPSVINPFDLHAVEAALHLRDEHGGRITVLSMGPPQAEETLRKVLGFGVDRAVLLSDRAFAGADTLATTFALAAAIRKISEQDAVDLVICGKQSIDGDTGQVGPGLARRLGMSQVTYICGLEELDTKAGVIRAWRQLESGRELLEAKLPAALTITEVCNRIRYAALPDLIAAAGKPVEVWSADDVGAERSRLGLKGSPTRVNKIFAPPSRERGEIFTASDSSPAEVAATVMERLQERGLKMGKSV; via the coding sequence TTGTCAGTTCACTCAGTCGTATGTGTCAAGCAGGTGCCTGACACCACCCAGGTCCGGATCGATCCGGAGACTGGAAGCCTCATACGCCAGGGAATCCCTTCGGTCATCAATCCGTTCGACCTTCATGCAGTCGAGGCCGCCCTTCATCTTCGAGACGAACACGGCGGCCGCATCACCGTGCTTTCCATGGGACCGCCGCAGGCGGAAGAAACCCTGCGCAAGGTCCTGGGCTTCGGCGTCGACCGCGCCGTGCTGCTATCCGACCGCGCCTTTGCCGGCGCCGACACCCTCGCCACCACCTTCGCCCTGGCGGCGGCCATCCGCAAGATCTCCGAACAGGACGCCGTCGATCTCGTCATCTGCGGCAAGCAGTCCATCGACGGCGACACCGGTCAGGTCGGTCCGGGCCTGGCGCGCCGTCTCGGCATGAGCCAGGTTACTTATATATGCGGCCTTGAAGAGCTCGACACCAAGGCGGGTGTCATCCGCGCCTGGCGTCAACTCGAGAGCGGCCGCGAGCTGCTCGAGGCGAAGCTGCCGGCGGCCCTGACGATAACAGAAGTCTGCAATCGCATCAGGTACGCCGCGCTACCGGACCTGATCGCGGCGGCCGGCAAACCGGTCGAGGTATGGAGCGCCGACGATGTCGGCGCCGAGCGCTCACGGCTGGGGCTCAAGGGCTCGCCGACTCGAGTCAACAAGATTTTCGCGCCACCGTCGCGCGAGCGCGGCGAGATCTTCACCGCCTCCGATTCCTCACCGGCGGAAGTGGCGGCCACGGTCATGGAACGCCTGCAGGAGCGCGGCCTCAAGATGGGCAAAAGCGTCTGA
- a CDS encoding STAS domain-containing protein, with the protein MELNIQSEKTDSGVAVITVAGELDLYTAPRLKENLLAALEDGALKIVIDMAGVHFIDSSALGVLIGGVKRLKPKGGRLVLVSVDENVNWIFQITGLNSVFDIYSSREDALRSMAD; encoded by the coding sequence ATGGAACTTAATATTCAGAGCGAGAAGACCGACAGCGGCGTAGCTGTCATCACGGTTGCCGGGGAGCTCGATCTATACACGGCTCCGCGGTTGAAAGAAAACCTGCTGGCGGCGCTGGAAGACGGAGCCCTCAAGATCGTCATCGACATGGCCGGAGTGCATTTCATCGACAGCTCGGCGCTGGGCGTGCTCATCGGCGGCGTCAAGCGGCTCAAGCCCAAGGGCGGCAGGCTGGTTCTCGTCAGCGTCGACGAAAACGTCAACTGGATCTTCCAGATCACCGGATTGAACAGCGTCTTTGACATCTATTCCTCACGGGAAGACGCGTTAAGGAGCATGGCTGACTAA
- a CDS encoding ferredoxin, whose translation MKVKIEPRDECLGDGICADECPEVFELSDDGLATVIVAEPSEELREAVQSACDECPAEIIIIEE comes from the coding sequence ATGAAAGTCAAAATCGAACCGAGGGATGAATGCCTGGGCGACGGCATCTGCGCCGACGAGTGCCCGGAAGTATTCGAGCTTTCGGATGACGGCCTGGCCACGGTAATCGTTGCCGAACCCAGCGAAGAATTGCGTGAAGCGGTTCAGAGCGCCTGCGACGAGTGCCCCGCGGAGATAATCATCATCGAGGAATAA
- a CDS encoding cupredoxin family copper-binding protein: MKKVVSILLAAVVMASVLLAVASCGGSSSDTGASSQPVTISDKSATVNIQNLSFDPKTIAIQTGTTVTWSNSDTLTHTVTASNGAFDSGRLDPGKNFGYTFNSPGTFDYACTIHPTMKGQVIVSGPET; encoded by the coding sequence TTGAAGAAGGTAGTCAGCATATTGTTGGCCGCGGTGGTCATGGCTTCCGTCTTGTTGGCCGTGGCCTCATGCGGCGGCAGCTCGAGCGACACAGGCGCCAGCTCTCAACCGGTGACGATCTCCGATAAATCGGCGACGGTCAATATACAAAACCTGTCGTTCGATCCGAAGACGATCGCGATCCAGACAGGAACCACTGTCACCTGGAGCAACAGCGATACGCTTACGCACACGGTTACCGCGAGCAATGGCGCCTTCGATTCCGGCAGGCTCGATCCCGGCAAGAACTTCGGCTACACATTCAATTCACCGGGGACGTTCGATTATGCCTGTACCATACATCCAACGATGAAGGGCCAGGTCATAGTCAGCGGGCCTGAAACGTAG